TACTTCTTCGAAATCAAATCCCAAACACCACCGCCAATGCCAGTGGTATCTACTCCGATATAAGTTACCTTATAGCGCTCAAATACTTTTTCGATTTCTGAAACGTGATATTGGAAGTTGAGCCCTTTCCAATAGTGCTTTTCTAGTACGCGGAACCTTTCACCCGCTCCGACAGGCGGAGCCACGACCACCAAACATGCGTTGTCTCGGGTTCGGCTTGGGTCGTAACCCAACCAAACTTCTCGATGGGCAAAAGGACGTTTGTTATTTGGCTTGAAGTCTTGCCAGTGGGCGGCATCCACCATGCCTTTTTCAAGGTCTGAAAACTTGAATACAGACAGGGCCCCATCAACAAACACACACATGAACAGGTTTTCGAAATCGTCTTGGCTGTACTCTTCACGCAGTTCGTCAATATCGAATAGGTCACAACCACCGTTGGCCGCATCTTCAATGGTGACAACATAACGCCATTGTTTATCATCGCAGAGTCGGCCTCCGTCGCGATATTCTTCAAAGGTCGGGAATTCAATCTTTGCGCGAGAATCTTTGCCTTTGCGCCACTGGTCGCCTGTCCAAAATGGGTAAGCCTGGTGCATCTTCGATGATGGCGTAGAAAAGTAAGTTTTGCGCCACTTCTTATGCGTAGCCATAGCTGAAGCAAGTTTGTTCAGCTCGTCAAACTTGGGTATCCAGAAATACTCATCGACATAAACATGGCCGTGGTAACTCTGGGCTGTTTTACTGTTGGTTGATAAAAAGCGAAGTTCGGCACCATTAGAAAGAATGATCGGGTTGCCAGTTAACTCGATGTCTAAGAACTCTTTACCAATTGCAATAATGTAGCTGCGGAAAACCTCGGCTTGAGCGCGAGAAGCTGAAAGGAATATTTGGTTATCGCCCGTTAGAATTGCGTCTTCTAAGGCTTCACCACTGAAATAGTAAGTCGCACCAATCTGGCGTGATTTAAGGATGTTGCGAATACGCTGCTTAATGTTGTTACGCATGACATGCTGATATTCGAATAGCGATTCATGCCAATCGACAAAGTCACCTTCACAAAGGTGCTCGATGTTGTTTTTGCCTTTGCCTTTTTTTCTTGCTGTTGCCACTACCACCGCGGCTTTGATTAGACTGTTCGGAATCATTCGAATTCGAGTTGCCTTGCGAAAGCATGCGTTCAGCTTTGGCTTTAGCGTCAGCATTCGCCTTGAGCAGTTTAACGTGATGTTCGATAAGACGGTCCATCTCTTTGAGCTGTTGGTCGCTCTTTTCGTCTTTATCAATCAACACCGCTAAACGGCGGTTAACCATCTCTTCAACAGACAAATCGTTAACGAGCAAATCCCAGCCGAATTTTTCCGCCCAGGTATAAACAATGCGTGAACTGTTTAAGCTCAGTTCCGCTGCTATTTCTTTAGGAAGTACGCCACGGATATACATCCTTTTGGCGGCTTCTCTTATTTCATCTGAATAGGCCATAAGCGCATCATACGCCCCGAAAACTCGCAAATGACTAAGCAAAATTCGGATGAATTCGGATATGGGCGAAATCCGAATTTCTAGGAATTGAAGTGGCTGAAACGACTTATTCAAAGGCGTATTGTTTGCTCAAACAGAGATGTGATTGACAAGCTTGAGTACAACAATGCCAAAAACTAGTGACTGGAAAATCATTGCAACAGAAGGCCCAACCGTTGACGGGAGAAAAATTACCCGTGAGTGGATAGAGCAAATGGCCGCAAGTTATGACAGCAAAAGAGTACACCGCACTGATTTGGCCGGAGCACCGCCGTTTTTATGGTTACGGTGAAAACTGGGGCAAAGTGGTTGAGCTAAAAGCGGAAGAAAAAGACGGCAAATTACGCTTGTTCGCAAAGCTTGAGCCTAACGATTACATGCTGGAAGCCAACCGCAAAAAGCAAAAGCTATTTACATCTATCGAACCAAATCCCGATTACAAGGGCGAAGGGCGTTGCTATTTAATGGGCCTAGCTGCGACTGACTCCCCAGCCTCCACAGGTACATCGCTCCTTCAATTCTCGCGAAAGCAAGGCGAAACCACCGAACTTGAATGCAGTGCTCTTGAAGAAGTCGACTTCTCAGCCTGTTTCACCAAGAAAGACCGCTTCTTTGCGGCATTCAATGAATTTTTCTCTTCTGGCGATGAAGAGCCAGAAACTCCATCAATAGTAGAGGACACCGACGTGACCGAAGAGCAACTCAAAGCCGCTCTAAAAGAGCAGTTTTCTGTATTCAAAAGCGAGTTCAAAAAGGAACTGGCCGAAGAGTTCAACCTCAATGCGGAAGCCCCAGAACAACCAGTAGAAGAACAAGACCAAAGCCCAACGGTTGAGCAGTTCTCTGCGACTCTGGATAAAAAACTCAATCCGTTGCTTGAGAAAGTGAGCGGCCTAGAAACTAAATTCGCTGAACTATCAAAAGAAGTACCTGATCAAGAGCCTAATCCATCGGGTGTCAGTGAAAAGTTCTCATCTAAGGAGATGTTTTAATGCTGAATGCACTATCAACCACCTATTTACAAGAGTTCTGCACAGCAACGCTATCAGCCGCCAACGCTCCGCAGGGTACACAGTCGTTTAATCTAACACCACCAATGGAAATTAAACTGCGCCAAGCAATTATGCAGTCTGATGCGTTCCTTGGAATGGTTTCACTACTGCCTGTTCAACAAATTAAAGGCCAAGTGGTCGATGTTGGCGATGATGGTCTGTCGACAGGTCGTTCCGATACTGGACGCTTTAGCGTTGAAGTGGGACAAAGTGGTAACACCTACGAACTGACCAAGACCGATTCAGGCGCACATATTCTGTGGGAAACCATGACTCAATGGGCCAACTCCGGTTCCAAAGACCAATGGTTAAAGATGATGAAAAATGCCATTTCTCGTCGTTTTGCACTGGATATGCTGCGTATTGGTTTCAATGGTACGTCTATCGCAGCCAAAACCGACCCAGTTGCTAATCCGTTAGGCCAAGATGTCAACAAGGGCTGGTTAAAAATTGTAAAAGAGAAAGCGGCAGCTCAAGTGTTAGCGTCAGCCGCCCTCGACCCAACGGGTACAACACCTGATTCATACAAAAATCTTGATTCACTGACTCAAGACTTAATCAACACCACCATTGCGCCAGAGCACCGTCAAGATCCGGATCTTGTCGTGTTGGTTGGCTCTGACTTAGTTGCTGCTGAACAGCACCGTCTACTTGAAGCTGCAGATAGTCCAACGGAACACAAAGCTGCACAAAGTCTAGCTAAGACGATTGCAGGTAAAAAGGCTTACACACCGCCGTTCTTCCCTGCCAATCAAATTTGGGTAACCAATACCAAAAACCTGCAAATCCTAACGCAGGAGGGTACGCAGTGGCGCAAGCAGAAGAACGACGAAGACGAGCTTCGCTTTAAGCAAAACCATATCCGTATGGAAGGTTATGCAGTAGGCAACCTTAAAAAGTTTGCTGCTATTGAAGCGGTCACTGTTGTTGCGCCAGCGACGGCAGCATAAGGGGTGAAACATGGTTAGCTCATTAGCAAGGCAGCGTAAACAAATACTAGAGCGGCAAGCTAACCCGTCTGCACCAGAAAAGGTTTCTGGTGCCGATACCGACAGCCTGCATATCAAGCTCATCGAGTTCGAAGAAGACCGCAAGCACTTAAAAGGCTTTAACGCCATTGCTGATCGAGTGGAACATAAACGCTCTGTATTAGTGCCTAAGTACAAGCCGTATATCGAAAAATACCTAGAAGATGGTGACGTTTATTCGAACCCTATTTTTAGCGACATGATCGTGTGGTTGTTTGATATTCAAGAACTTGAATTGGCAATCGACTGGTGTTTCAAAGCGATCGATTTGGGCTTGCCTCTTCCAGAGGGATGGCGTCGAAAAGACTGGGGAACCGTCTGTGCTGATTTTGTTCTGCAGTGGGCAGAGAAAGAGTCTGCAGAAGGTCGAAGTGTAGAACCGTACTTTAGCCAGGTATTCGAGAAAATAGAAAAAGACTGGCGCTTGCATGAAGAGGTTCATGCCAAATGGTTCAAATTTGCAGGGCTGCACCTGATTCGGAATGAAGAAGGCAAACCGCTCGCCTCTTCGGTGGGTTGTGTTGAAACGCTACAAAAAGCATTAGTGCTGCTTGAGCACGCTGACGACAAAAGCGAAAAAGCCCAGGTGAAAACGCACATCAACAAAATTAATAGTCGGATTAACGCCTTACAAGAAGGCAAAAATCTGTAACTCAAAGACTCCTACGCCACCGCGCTCGGCTGGCGAGGTTGCAATAACCACAAAGGTTCATTGTAAACCGTCGACCCAGTGGCAAGAGCGCACCTATTTTGAAAAATCGTAAGGATTGATCATGAAGAACTTAGTTAAATGGATAGTTACTTTGATGCTAGTGATAGTGGCATTAGTTAGTCACCAGTTGGGTTATGTCAGTGAAGGAGTGGTCAATCTCATGCTGGTAGCCGCTTGGATCAATGCAGCATTACTGATTTGTATGTTCTTCGTACTCTTTGATGACAAGAAGTTAAATGACTTTGCGGATCGGATTAGAACATCTGGGTTGAAGCCTTGGCAGAGCAAATTGCAATCAACACTCGTGACACTGATCGGCTGCACGTTTATCTATTTTGGTTATTGGATTACGGGAGCAGTCTGGTTAATAGCCGCACTGATTGCATCGTTAGTTACGTCCGTTCTTGATCAAATGGCGAGTGTTGAACGATGAGCTTTGGTGGATACGTCGAAGAAAATGCAAATACAGACATCGAGTCCGGTGGTTGGCCTGTGCTGAAAACCAGTGAGTTTCGCCAGATGAGACGCATTCCTTCGCTGTTCGATGAAAGCTCAATCATTACGGCACTTCAAGCCGCGAGCTTGTACGTGCAAGGTGAACTGGATGAATTGTTGGTTGATGGTGAAGCACCGGCATTCAATACGCTGAAAGCATCCGTTTATAAGCGTGCGGTGTATGGAACCGCTCATGCTGACTTACTGCCAGAGTTCGCAACTCAAGACCGAAGAGAAGCGGCAGAAAATACAGCCGAAGACGATTTCAAACAGGCTGACCGATTTAGAACTCAAGCAAAACGGGACATGAGTTTGTTGCTTGGTAGAAGCGTCAACAAGGTGGATTTGATCTGATGAAAACCAAATTACAAGCCTTACACCAATACCTATGTCAGCAACTGAACGGCAACGTCCACGCGAAAAAGATTCATGCCACTCAAGCTGGCGGTGAGTTGATTGTAAATGGTGAAGACAGAGGCAATGGCGGTTATCGAATTGCTAACTGGTTTTACCAAGCAGGGATACTGATCGAGAACTTCCCTCACAACAAATTAGACCCAAACACGTTGCTCGCGTTGGTGGCGTGTTGGATTGCTGAATTTGACCCTGAAAGGGACGAGAACGAAGAGCTTGGCAACCCTGATATTGAGATCGACGTAAACAACGAAGAAAGCGCAGATGTATTAATAAAAATTGCCTTTGAAGAACCCATCGAGTTGATACCAGACCCGAAAGGGTTAGTGCTTTGGAATGGCCAAACTTATCGAGTAAATCCAGTAGAAATCTGGATAGCGGAAGAAGGTGAAATCACCAATGCAGCCAACGATAACGCTTAACGCCAATGATGCAATCAGTGCCAGAAAAGCACTTGAAGCGTTGATGCTGCCACCCAAGAAACGATTTTGGATTCTAAAAGATTTAGGTCGCTGGGAAATACGCAATACCCGAAGCCGCATTAAGCGTCAGAAAGACACGAAAAACAAAGCGTATGACAAGCGAAA
This window of the Vibrio neptunius genome carries:
- a CDS encoding phage tail protein, which encodes MKTKLQALHQYLCQQLNGNVHAKKIHATQAGGELIVNGEDRGNGGYRIANWFYQAGILIENFPHNKLDPNTLLALVACWIAEFDPERDENEELGNPDIEIDVNNEESADVLIKIAFEEPIELIPDPKGLVLWNGQTYRVNPVEIWIAEEGEITNAANDNA
- a CDS encoding head completion/stabilization protein, with product MSFGGYVEENANTDIESGGWPVLKTSEFRQMRRIPSLFDESSIITALQAASLYVQGELDELLVDGEAPAFNTLKASVYKRAVYGTAHADLLPEFATQDRREAAENTAEDDFKQADRFRTQAKRDMSLLLGRSVNKVDLI
- a CDS encoding terminase; the protein is MVSSLARQRKQILERQANPSAPEKVSGADTDSLHIKLIEFEEDRKHLKGFNAIADRVEHKRSVLVPKYKPYIEKYLEDGDVYSNPIFSDMIVWLFDIQELELAIDWCFKAIDLGLPLPEGWRRKDWGTVCADFVLQWAEKESAEGRSVEPYFSQVFEKIEKDWRLHEEVHAKWFKFAGLHLIRNEEGKPLASSVGCVETLQKALVLLEHADDKSEKAQVKTHINKINSRINALQEGKNL
- a CDS encoding phage major capsid protein, P2 family, whose protein sequence is MLNALSTTYLQEFCTATLSAANAPQGTQSFNLTPPMEIKLRQAIMQSDAFLGMVSLLPVQQIKGQVVDVGDDGLSTGRSDTGRFSVEVGQSGNTYELTKTDSGAHILWETMTQWANSGSKDQWLKMMKNAISRRFALDMLRIGFNGTSIAAKTDPVANPLGQDVNKGWLKIVKEKAAAQVLASAALDPTGTTPDSYKNLDSLTQDLINTTIAPEHRQDPDLVVLVGSDLVAAEQHRLLEAADSPTEHKAAQSLAKTIAGKKAYTPPFFPANQIWVTNTKNLQILTQEGTQWRKQKNDEDELRFKQNHIRMEGYAVGNLKKFAAIEAVTVVAPATAA